From Malaciobacter mytili LMG 24559:
TACTCCTGGTACATTTAAATCTCTTATACTTCCATCTTCTTTACTCTTTACTTTTAGTCCTAATACCCCTGTATTATCACCATATACCTCTTCTACACTTACATTTGTAACTTCTTCAATATTTTGTGTATGTTTCATATGCTCTATTGTACTAGGTGCAGCTTTATATGTATCTCTTCTATGTACTAAATAAACTTTACTACAAATTTTTGATAAATAAACAGCCTCTTCTAAAGCAGAATCCCCACCACCAATAACAGCAACTTCTTTATTCTTATAAAAAAATCCATCACAAGTAGCACAAGTAGAGATACCTCTACCAAAGAACTCTTTTTCACCTTTAAAACCAGCTTTCTTAGGAACAGAACCAGTAGCTAATAAAACCGCTTTAGATTCAAAAGTCTTACCATCAGAAGTAGTTAAAGTAAAAATATCATTATTCTTAGAAACAGAAGAAACTAAAGACATTTCATGCTTTAAACCAAACTTCATAGCTTGAGCAGGCCAAGACTGCATTAAATCTAAACCAGACATAACTTTATCTTGACCCGGGTAATTTTCAATTTCAGAAGAACCAGTGATTTGACCACCAGGCATACCCATTTCGAACATAATAACGTTTTTTAAGCCACCTCTAGTTGCATATAAACCAGCTGTTAATCCTGCTGGTCCTCCTCCTATTATCGCTAAATCTAACATTTTTTAATCCTTATTATTGTATATTTATGATGGAATTATAGTCAGTAAAGGATAAAAATTATCTTAAGAAAAAGATTATAAATAAATAAAACTTTTCTTAAAAATAAAATCTAAAAAAAAATCCATTAAATTACTTAAATAAAAATCATTATACTTCCACCATCAAAACAAAAAAATATATTAAAGGAAAAAAAATGTTAGTAACAAAAAAAGCTCCAGATTTTACAGCAACAGCTGTTTTAGCAGATGGACAAATTGTAGAGGATTTTAATTTATATGATAATATCGGAGAAAAAGGTGCAGTATTATTCTTTTATCCATTAGATTTTACATTTGTATGCCCATCAGAAATTATCGCTTTTTCAAAAAGAGCAGATGAATTTAGAGAAAGAGGAGTAAATGTAATTGGTGTTTCTGTTGATTCTCAATTTTCTCACTTTGCATGGAGAGAAACTCCTGTTGAATTAGGTGGAATTGGAAGAGTTAAATATCCATTAGTGGCAGACCTTACAAAACAAATTGCAAGAGATTATGATGTATTATTTGAAGAATCAGTTGCTTTAAGAGGGTCTTTCTTAATTGACAAAGATGGGACTGTAAGACATGCTGTAATCAATGACTTACCATTAGGAAGAAATATTGATGAAATGATTAGAATGGTAGATACAATGTTATTTACTAATGAACATGGAGAAGTTTGTCCTGCTGGATGGAATAAAGGTGATGAAGGTATGAAAGCAGATAAAAGTGGTGTTGCTGAATACTTAGCTAAAAATGAGGGTAAACTATAATATATAAAGAGTAAGATTTTTTCTTACTCTTTTATAAGTGAAATAGGAATGATTATTTCAAAAACTGCTCCAAAATACTTTTGTTGTTTATATAAAAAATTTTCATTATAGGCTTTTATCTCTCCTTTCATACTTCTTACAATAATTTGTTCACTCATATAAAGTCCAATTCCTGTACCTTGGCTTTGATGTTTTGTTGTAAAATATGGCTCAAAAATTCTATTTATAATTTTTTCTTTTATTCCGCCAGCATTATCTTTTATCTTAATAATTGCCATATGATTATCTTTTTTTATTTCAATTAATATTATCTTATCTTTAGTGTTATTATTTGAAAATGCATCTTTTGCATTATTTAAAATATTAATTAATACTTGAATAAGTTCATTTTTTATTGTATTAAAATTAAACTCTTCAACCTCTTTAATAACTTTAATATTTCTATTTTTTAAAACTATATTTATTAACTCTAAAGTTTTATTTATTATCTCTTTTGAAGAAAAGATACTTATTTCTTTATTGTTTTTATAAAAATCACTAAAGTCATTAATTGTTTTTGAGAGATATTGTGCTGTATGATTTATATTATCTAACCCTTCTTCTAACTCTTCATCAGTTAAAGAATAAAACTCTTTTTTAAATTTTAATCCAGTAGAAACAGTACTTATTAATGAAAGAGGCTGTCTCCATTGATGAGCAATATTGCCTAACATTTCTCCCATACTTGCAAGTTTTGATTGCTGTGCTAGATATTCTTGCTGTTTAGAGTGTTCTTTTATATATTCATTTATAGATTTTTTATATTTTTTAAAAACATTTTCAAGTGTTTTTGAAATAAAAATACTAATTAATAAAATAAAAATAGTTGAAAATAAAAATATTAAAATGATATTTTTTAAATAGTGGTCAAATTGTTTATCAAGAATATTTTTTCTTTCTTTTATGATTTTATTTACTTCATCTTCATAAAAGCCTTTTCCAATTATCCAATCCCAATTTGTAATTATTTCAAAATAAGTAGTTTTAGTTTTATTTTTTTGATTATCAAATCTTTTATTTTGAGTATAAGTTATATATCCACTTTTTTTATTTAATGAAGTATCTATTATATACTGTAAAGACTTAGTTGAAATATTTTTTATCTCCTTAGCATTTTTTTGTATATACTCTTTAGTAGGATGATATAAATAGTTCCCTTTTGTATCTAAAACAAAAATATACTCATTTTTATATTGTTGCTTTTTTATATAATTTAATACTTTTTGTTTTACTGTATTTTCATAATCAATAAAATACTCTCCTGTTCCAATAAACCAATCAAAAGGCTCAAAGTGTTTATTAAAACCTATTTTTTTATATTGATTTGTCATATCACTAGGTTTATGATACCACCATTTTAAAAAACCTTCTTTTTCTTCTTTTACTTGGGAAACGATTTGCCTTGTTAGATAATTTCCTTTTCCTTCTTTAAAATTATAAAAATTAGTTCCTTCAAGATGTCTAGCAACGGGCAGCAAAATACATTTATAATCAAAAGTATAAATATAAAAATAACCTCTTCCTTCTAAAAATTTAATATCTACTAAAGCATCTTTTATCATCTTTATAATTTCATTTTTAGGTTTAGTTTTATTTTCAAGATAGATTCTATTTGCAATATTATAAGCTTCATAAACTCTGTTTTTTAGTTGAGCTTTTAACTCTTCTTCCATCTCTTCTTGAATTTTAAAGATATAATTATTGATTTTTTGGATATCTGATTTAAGTTGTTCTTTTTTTTGTTGGATATATTTTTCTTCTATTTCTTTTTTCTCTTTTTTAAAATTATTTTTATAATCCATATATAAAAATATTGAAATAATAATAAATATTGAAAAAGAAAATAAAAAAGGAGCATACTTTATAAATTTAAGTATTATATTTTCATATTTATATTTCATAAAATCTTTTTTAAAAAATTATAACAAAAAAGGGATAGATATAATATAAATATTTTAAAAAGTTTAAACATAAAGTACTATTGTGTATAATAAATAAAAATAAAGAATTCGGTGATGTTATCAGAAAAAGAAAAATCAATATTAAAAATAATAAAATTATTTCCTTTATTTCTTATTATAACTTTTTCAATAATATGTTCTTATATATTTTTTATAGAGCATAATAAACATTATGTAAAAGAGACAAATGCCTTAAAAGAAAAGTTTATTT
This genomic window contains:
- the trxB gene encoding thioredoxin-disulfide reductase, whose amino-acid sequence is MLDLAIIGGGPAGLTAGLYATRGGLKNVIMFEMGMPGGQITGSSEIENYPGQDKVMSGLDLMQSWPAQAMKFGLKHEMSLVSSVSKNNDIFTLTTSDGKTFESKAVLLATGSVPKKAGFKGEKEFFGRGISTCATCDGFFYKNKEVAVIGGGDSALEEAVYLSKICSKVYLVHRRDTYKAAPSTIEHMKHTQNIEEVTNVSVEEVYGDNTGVLGLKVKSKEDGSIRDLNVPGVFVFVGRDVLNEPIKQEDGSFLCEVNEQGEVIVDLKMKTSVPGLYAAGDVRIDAAKQVVCAAGDGATAAVNIIEFLG
- a CDS encoding peroxiredoxin; amino-acid sequence: MLVTKKAPDFTATAVLADGQIVEDFNLYDNIGEKGAVLFFYPLDFTFVCPSEIIAFSKRADEFRERGVNVIGVSVDSQFSHFAWRETPVELGGIGRVKYPLVADLTKQIARDYDVLFEESVALRGSFLIDKDGTVRHAVINDLPLGRNIDEMIRMVDTMLFTNEHGEVCPAGWNKGDEGMKADKSGVAEYLAKNEGKL
- a CDS encoding sensor histidine kinase, with product MKYKYENIILKFIKYAPFLFSFSIFIIISIFLYMDYKNNFKKEKKEIEEKYIQQKKEQLKSDIQKINNYIFKIQEEMEEELKAQLKNRVYEAYNIANRIYLENKTKPKNEIIKMIKDALVDIKFLEGRGYFYIYTFDYKCILLPVARHLEGTNFYNFKEGKGNYLTRQIVSQVKEEKEGFLKWWYHKPSDMTNQYKKIGFNKHFEPFDWFIGTGEYFIDYENTVKQKVLNYIKKQQYKNEYIFVLDTKGNYLYHPTKEYIQKNAKEIKNISTKSLQYIIDTSLNKKSGYITYTQNKRFDNQKNKTKTTYFEIITNWDWIIGKGFYEDEVNKIIKERKNILDKQFDHYLKNIILIFLFSTIFILLISIFISKTLENVFKKYKKSINEYIKEHSKQQEYLAQQSKLASMGEMLGNIAHQWRQPLSLISTVSTGLKFKKEFYSLTDEELEEGLDNINHTAQYLSKTINDFSDFYKNNKEISIFSSKEIINKTLELINIVLKNRNIKVIKEVEEFNFNTIKNELIQVLINILNNAKDAFSNNNTKDKIILIEIKKDNHMAIIKIKDNAGGIKEKIINRIFEPYFTTKHQSQGTGIGLYMSEQIIVRSMKGEIKAYNENFLYKQQKYFGAVFEIIIPISLIKE